DNA from Acidobacteriota bacterium:
CACGGGAACCTGGCCTTACAGTCTGTTCACGCAATCGCGCGGCGCTTCGGCGATGGAGGCCGGAACCTGGGCGAGCCTTTACTGGGGTTGTTTCACCATTGGGCGAATCCTTTCCGGCATTTTCGCCAACAGCATTTCGACGCGGCGGTTGATGCGGTTGTGCATCGCGGGAATGGCCGCCGGAGCAATCATGTTATGGATCAACGTCTCCTCCTTGTTCAGTTTCGCTGGCGTCGCACTGATGGGGTTGGCTTGCGCGCCAATTTTTCCCACGATGATTGCGACTACGCCTGACCGAATTTCGCAGCGCTTTGTCGCCAGCGCCATGGGATTGCAGATTTCCGCCGCCGTGCTGGGACAATCGGGATTGCCGTCGTTGGTTGGCGTGCTGGCGAACAAATTCGGGTTGGAAATTTTACCCCCGGCTTTGTTGATTGCTTCCGCCGTTTTATTCATTTTCAGCGAAACGCTGTTTCATCAAAGTTCTGTCATCAAGTCGTTGACTCCTTCCAAGAATTGAATTTTCCGAAGCTGGAATTTTCCCGCCTCCATTCTGGATTTAACCGCCGAACGAGGAAATCGCTATTTTGCACGTTTGTCGGTCATGAGCCGCTGTTTATCGCACTTGGCGCTTGTTCGCGCGGCGGTTCACAGACCGTCGCCAATTTTTCAGACTCAAGCAGGAGGGCAAGAAGGAATCATGAACTCGAACCATTACGACGTGATCATCATCGGCACGGGCGCGGGCGGAGGAACGCTGGCGTACAAGCTTGCACCGTCCGGCAAACGCATTTTGTTGCTGGAACGCGGCGATTATGTGCCGCGGGAAAAAGACAACTGGAGCACGCTGGCCACGGTCAAGGAAGGCAAATACAACACCAAGGAAGAATGGCGCGATTCCAAAGGCAAACCGCTGCATCCGCACACCAATTATTACGTCGGCGGCAACACAAAATTTTATGGCGCGGCGTTGTTTCGGTTGCGCGAACAGGATTTCAGCGAAATCAAACATCACGGCGGTATTTCGCCTGCGTGGCCGATCAGTTATGCCGAACTGGAACCCTATTACACCGCTGCCGAGCATTTGTATTCCGTACACGGTAATCGTGGCGAAGACATCACAGAACCCTGGGCCAGTGCGCCTTATTCTCATCCGGCAGTCAGCCACGAACCGCGCATTGCAAAGCTCGCCGAAGATTTTGAACGGCTGGGATACAAGCCATTTCACACGCCACTCGGCGTGATGCTGAACGAACAGCGGATGAATCGCAGCAAGTGCGTGCGCTGCAACACCTGCGACGGATTTGCCTGTTTGACCAATGCCAAATCCGATGCGCAGGTCGTGTGTGTTGATCCCGCCCTGGAATATCCAAACGTTTCCCTGTTGACGAATGCATACGTCGAACGACTGGAAACCAGTGAATCCGGTCACGAAGTCAAACGTATTGTCGTCAGGCGTGAGGGCGTAGAAGAAATTTACTCGGCGGATGTCGTGGTGGTGTCGGCTGGAGCAATCAACTCGGCGGCGTTGTTGTTGCGCTCGGCAAACGACAAACACCCGAACGGTTTGGCGAATGGCTCTGACGTAGTCGGACGGCATTACATGGGGCATAACAATTCTGTGCTATTCGCCAT
Protein-coding regions in this window:
- a CDS encoding GMC family oxidoreductase, translated to MNSNHYDVIIIGTGAGGGTLAYKLAPSGKRILLLERGDYVPREKDNWSTLATVKEGKYNTKEEWRDSKGKPLHPHTNYYVGGNTKFYGAALFRLREQDFSEIKHHGGISPAWPISYAELEPYYTAAEHLYSVHGNRGEDITEPWASAPYSHPAVSHEPRIAKLAEDFERLGYKPFHTPLGVMLNEQRMNRSKCVRCNTCDGFACLTNAKSDAQVVCVDPALEYPNVSLLTNAYVERLETSESGHEVKRIVVRREGVEEIYSADVVVVSAGAINSAALLLRSANDKHPNGLANGSDVVGRHYMGHNNSVLFAISRCPNPTVFQKTMALNDFYFAGKEWDFPMGHISFVGKFDANMFAAGAPPFAPHLTLDYIAKHSLDFWLTSEDLPDPNNRVTLDREGKITLTYTPNNLEGHKRLYNKVKEMVKEADCHDHLIPLNAFVGDRIPLAGVAHQNGTIRFGNDPKTSALDKNCKAHEVDNLYVVDGSIFCSSAAVNPALTIMANALRVGDHLLGRLQ